From the genome of Bactrocera oleae isolate idBacOlea1 chromosome 2, idBacOlea1, whole genome shotgun sequence, one region includes:
- the LOC106622239 gene encoding facilitated trehalose transporter Tret1 isoform X1 has translation MSSQEQHNQVKYSEVSPFQISDGFARNTRMEPVKTLRIFIAAVAANISAFAVGTCLGWTSPVAPKLRALDPIDSPLDRPVTTEEDAWISSLAPLGALIAPFVAGPLADRIGRKWVLLSSSLFFVAAYVLMMVASEVWILYLGRIIQGFGVGFVMTVQPMYVGEIATDAVRGATGSLMQLFIVAGILYVYAIGPYVSYIALQWCCLAVPIVFVVIFFFMPESPYYFAGKGQKSDALNSLQFLRGQSLDVVQDEMTTIQGEVEEAMANKGTIVDLIRNVGNRKALIISAGLISFQQLSGINVVLFNSQSIFVSANTGIDPAIAAIIIGAVQVGSSGLTPIIADRLGRKVILLISAFGMAVGLAALGSFFYVQQVVGDASNLTWLPVPALVIFNIVYCVGFGPLPWAVLGEMFPPNVKSIASSIVASTCWVLGFIVTRWYPALDALGSYYAFWLFGIFCVVAFFFTLFVVMETKGLSLQQIQDKLNGRRSN, from the exons ATGAGTTCACAAGAACAACACAATCAAGTCAAGTACAGTGAAGTAAGTCCTTTTCAGATAAGCGACGGATTTGCACGTAATACCAGAATGGAGCCAGTGAAGACTTTACGGATATTCATCGCCGCTGTTGCTG CAAATATATCTGCCTTTGCGGTGGGCACCTGTCTCGGTTGGACGTCACCAGTGGCACCGAAACTGAGGGCCCTTGATCCGATTGACTCACCACTCGATCGTCCCGTCACCACAGAAGAGGACGCGTGGATTTCATCGCTTGCGCCATTGGGTGCTTTAATAG cTCCCTTCGTTGCTGGTCCACTCGCCGATAGAATTGGTCGCAAATGGGTATTGCTTTCAAGTTCGCTCTTCTTCGTGGCGGCCTACGTTCTTATGATGGTCGCCAGTGAGGTTTGGATTTTGTATCTGGGACGTATTATACAGGGTTTCGGCGTGGGTTTTGTCATGACAGTACAGCCAATGTACGTTGGTGAGATTGCAACAGATGCGGTACGCGGTGCAACTGGATCTCTAATGCAGTTGTTCATTGTCG CTGGCATTCTATATGTTTACGCTATCGGTCCGTATGTCTCGTACATAGCACTGCAGTGGTGCTGTCTTGCTGTACCGATTGTCTTCGTCGTTATCTTCTTCTTCATGCCGGAGAGTCCTTACTATTTCGCTGGTAAAGGCCAAAAATCGGATGCACTGAACTCACTCCAATTCTTACGCGGTCAAAGCCTTGATGTTGTACAAGATGAGATGACCACAATTCAGGGCGAAGTCGAGGAGGCTATGGCTAATAAGGGTACCATTGTCGATCTTATTAGGAATGTGGGCAATCGTAAGGCGCTTATCATCTCTGCCGGTTTGATTTCTTTCCAACAACTATCCGGTATCAATGTCGTGCTATTCAATAGCCAGTCGATTTTCGTTAGTGCTAACACCGGTATAGATCCAGCCATTGCCGCCATCATTATCGGTGCAGTTCAAGTTGGCTCCTCAGGTTTAACACCCATCATTGCTGATCGTTTGGGCCGCAAAGTGATTTTATTGATTTCTGCATTTGGCATGGCTGTCGGTTTGGCCGCATTGGGCTCTTTCTTCTATGTACAGCAAGTTGTGGGTGATGCCAGCAATCTCACTTGGTTGCCTGTGCCTGctttagtgatcttcaacattGTTTACTGCGTTGGTTTCGGTCCACTGCCATGGGCTGTCTTGGGCGAGATGTTTCCACCCAATGTTAAGTCAATCGCGTCTTCGATCGTCGCCTCCACATGCTGGGTCCTCGGTTTTATAGTAACACGTTGGTATCCTGCACTCGATGCATTGGGCTCATACTATGCTTTCTGGTTGTTTGGCATCTTCTGTGTTGTTGCATTCTTCTTCACACTTTTCGTTGTAATGGAAACCAAGGGGCTGAGTCTGCAACAAATTCAGGACAAATTGAATGGAAGAAGATCCAACTAA
- the LOC106622239 gene encoding facilitated trehalose transporter Tret1 isoform X2, with amino-acid sequence MEPVKTLRIFIAAVAANISAFAVGTCLGWTSPVAPKLRALDPIDSPLDRPVTTEEDAWISSLAPLGALIAPFVAGPLADRIGRKWVLLSSSLFFVAAYVLMMVASEVWILYLGRIIQGFGVGFVMTVQPMYVGEIATDAVRGATGSLMQLFIVAGILYVYAIGPYVSYIALQWCCLAVPIVFVVIFFFMPESPYYFAGKGQKSDALNSLQFLRGQSLDVVQDEMTTIQGEVEEAMANKGTIVDLIRNVGNRKALIISAGLISFQQLSGINVVLFNSQSIFVSANTGIDPAIAAIIIGAVQVGSSGLTPIIADRLGRKVILLISAFGMAVGLAALGSFFYVQQVVGDASNLTWLPVPALVIFNIVYCVGFGPLPWAVLGEMFPPNVKSIASSIVASTCWVLGFIVTRWYPALDALGSYYAFWLFGIFCVVAFFFTLFVVMETKGLSLQQIQDKLNGRRSN; translated from the exons ATGGAGCCAGTGAAGACTTTACGGATATTCATCGCCGCTGTTGCTG CAAATATATCTGCCTTTGCGGTGGGCACCTGTCTCGGTTGGACGTCACCAGTGGCACCGAAACTGAGGGCCCTTGATCCGATTGACTCACCACTCGATCGTCCCGTCACCACAGAAGAGGACGCGTGGATTTCATCGCTTGCGCCATTGGGTGCTTTAATAG cTCCCTTCGTTGCTGGTCCACTCGCCGATAGAATTGGTCGCAAATGGGTATTGCTTTCAAGTTCGCTCTTCTTCGTGGCGGCCTACGTTCTTATGATGGTCGCCAGTGAGGTTTGGATTTTGTATCTGGGACGTATTATACAGGGTTTCGGCGTGGGTTTTGTCATGACAGTACAGCCAATGTACGTTGGTGAGATTGCAACAGATGCGGTACGCGGTGCAACTGGATCTCTAATGCAGTTGTTCATTGTCG CTGGCATTCTATATGTTTACGCTATCGGTCCGTATGTCTCGTACATAGCACTGCAGTGGTGCTGTCTTGCTGTACCGATTGTCTTCGTCGTTATCTTCTTCTTCATGCCGGAGAGTCCTTACTATTTCGCTGGTAAAGGCCAAAAATCGGATGCACTGAACTCACTCCAATTCTTACGCGGTCAAAGCCTTGATGTTGTACAAGATGAGATGACCACAATTCAGGGCGAAGTCGAGGAGGCTATGGCTAATAAGGGTACCATTGTCGATCTTATTAGGAATGTGGGCAATCGTAAGGCGCTTATCATCTCTGCCGGTTTGATTTCTTTCCAACAACTATCCGGTATCAATGTCGTGCTATTCAATAGCCAGTCGATTTTCGTTAGTGCTAACACCGGTATAGATCCAGCCATTGCCGCCATCATTATCGGTGCAGTTCAAGTTGGCTCCTCAGGTTTAACACCCATCATTGCTGATCGTTTGGGCCGCAAAGTGATTTTATTGATTTCTGCATTTGGCATGGCTGTCGGTTTGGCCGCATTGGGCTCTTTCTTCTATGTACAGCAAGTTGTGGGTGATGCCAGCAATCTCACTTGGTTGCCTGTGCCTGctttagtgatcttcaacattGTTTACTGCGTTGGTTTCGGTCCACTGCCATGGGCTGTCTTGGGCGAGATGTTTCCACCCAATGTTAAGTCAATCGCGTCTTCGATCGTCGCCTCCACATGCTGGGTCCTCGGTTTTATAGTAACACGTTGGTATCCTGCACTCGATGCATTGGGCTCATACTATGCTTTCTGGTTGTTTGGCATCTTCTGTGTTGTTGCATTCTTCTTCACACTTTTCGTTGTAATGGAAACCAAGGGGCTGAGTCTGCAACAAATTCAGGACAAATTGAATGGAAGAAGATCCAACTAA